In Vespa velutina chromosome 1, iVesVel2.1, whole genome shotgun sequence, the following proteins share a genomic window:
- the LOC124955170 gene encoding dynein axonemal heavy chain 3-like isoform X1, translating into MQVLMLITDTLDTISAHIPGPREYLKCYDDLLYIIDGRAKKNLDDFFNIQPFPVLREFEQKIVSYDNLSKEISMFRYKIPLNMIEIDCTIVNDIMRQILHELRTKICDFFADELRLNNRELCSIFDEIAENISKMPETTQEVVELYNYLCESRDTTMFNLKTRLARSTELTLFLFNYQPLTDEDIQLNSRTITWPKEMENIMDLATTRLNMRKEFLESVLRTRRDNFEKKINTMQIAIERFKRKDPPVLTMEEMERATEEVEQLSKDMADIRKEAEEINEEETLLEIELSPYMTIPAMSSIMDVFNKLWHIALNFYKNYEKWFYGSFVGLDADEIREEVDEIWRTLYKLSRVLSDIPGARRVAEMVRAKVEKFQQFIPVLQTICTPGLEARHWEQISEIVKVPIEISDTSCLFDMIEYGLSIHIEKLEEISSAATKEHALLKNLQKMKSEWAEIYFELTLYRDTGVNILTAIDDIQMLLDDHILTAQTMRGSVFVKAFERDMQAWEEKLIMMQDIIDQWLTCQATWMYLEPIFSSEDIMRQMPTEAKNFRRIDKIWRNIMTYVTNNTRVIDATTKPNMLQEFMLCNTLLEEIQKGLNDYLEKKRLFFPRFFFLSNDELLEILSETKDPQRVQPHLKKCFEGINKLRFTKEEDIIGMLSSEEEYVPFSGKIYPADAKGMVERWLCQVEELMIASLRDIAEQSLISYFETVREEWILSWPGQIIICCNQIHWTNEVCESFEDESTTDYLKKCGYQIEKTVALVRGKLDPGARVTLNVLIVIDVHARDVVNLLIEENVRDVMDFKWISQLRYYWIDNSITVAMITTELQYAFEYLGNTPRLVITPLTDRCYRTLMGALKLNLGGSPEGPAGTGKTESAKDLAKAVAKQCVVFNCSDGLDYKAMGKFFKGIAQSGAWACFDEFNRIELEVLSVIAQQILSIQMAISMEMEKFIFEGTEIKLNPSCYIMITMNPGYAGRQELPDNLKVLFRTVAMMVPDYIMIGEITLYSYGFTNAKNLAEKIVHTYKLCSEQLSSQNHYDYGMRAVKTVLIAAGNLKLKHPTRDESVIVLRAIVDVNLPKFLAQDVPLFEGIYSDLFPGVVLSQPDRGELIDLLQINLKKRNLQPTSWYIEKIIQIYEIILVRHGLMIVGSALGGKTQAYQTLAESLGNLAGIRRATMKEFRTIYRIINPKAISLNQLYGSFDPISHEWSDGVLANTFREFALSMSVERKWIVFDGPVDAVWIESMNTVLDDNKKLCLMSGEIIQMSKKMNIIFEPADLEHASPATVSRCGMIYMEPSQLGWISFFESYKKYLKEKLLVEQFELIVEIIEWLIEPVLTFIKYNCMTFIDTSELHMFLSLTRLLTTMLEEEIQVSTVWLQCVLLFCIIWGICSTLTGDSRKIFDVYFRKLLLGNIDKYPRPKAFKLTKQQLFPDRDTVYDWVYDKRNNGCWISWMDTIAQAPLPAHAKASNLIIQTTQVSMQYFFIKNFLYKNIPILFVGPTGTGKSAIILNYLKELPREQYIENIINFSARTSASQTQEIVISKLDRRRKGVYGPAMGKKCVLFVDNLSMPLKETYGAQLPIELLRQFIDHGYWFDVKELSILYLVDILLIAAMLPPGGGSNVVTHRLTRHMHIIGIEFFEEATLSKIFTSIFEWHFAKGFIPEVSRLGKMIVNATMDIFLTAIERFLPTPAKSHYTFNLRDFSRVVEGILLVPGEKLKDPDKLIRLWIHEVYRVFHDRLIDDDDREMLFTMVKHTCYEHLRQPLEKVLSSFLKEDEKAIKSAHIHDLFFGNYMEPDTDPKIYDEVTNLEDLQEKMEYYLKEYNMTSRTPMSLIFFRFAIEHISRISRVLLQDNGHALLVGIGGSGRNSCTKLATSMCEYILYQVEMSRTYGNTEWREDLKQLLLRIGCDGKPTVFLFGDNQIKDETFVEDINILLNTGDVPNLYGTEEMAEILEKMMSVARGMGGRKIETTPMMLYNLFIERIKKNLHIVLTMSPIGDAFRNRIRMFPSLINCCTIDWYTLWPEDALEKVARTSLQNLNIGSELREKCVHICKEFHTSVFVASEDYYKNHHRRYYVTPTSFLQLIASLYRLYGEKINQITKQQNRYITGLEKLDFAAGQVAVMQEELRTLQPKLVAQSQLSDKLMIRIEQDTINVEARKEIVAADEALANEAAAAAQAIKDDCESDLAEATPALEAALSALNTLKPADITIVKSMKSPPAGVKLVMEAVCVLKGVKPDRVQDPKTGKTVEDYWLASIRMLSDMKFLDSLKNFDKDNIPSAYMKIIREKFINDRSFQPEAIKKVSTACEGLCKWVRAMEVYDRVIKVVAPKRAMLAEAEAELAAQMEMLNAKRALLQEVTQKLQSLNDEFAECMREKKKLEDQIDYCTQKLDRAEKLLGGLSGEKSRWSETAVALGTNLQSVIGDVLLSSGVVAYLGAFTVEYRNDLIAQWHASCTRENIPCGKHFSLIDILGEPVKIRSWTIYGLPADNFSIENGIIVKNADRWPLMIDPQNQANKWVKNMEKENKLTVIKLTDPNYVKVVETALQFGTPVLLENILEDIDAILEPVLLKNIYKQRGVLYIKFGENVLEYNSNFRFYITTRLRNPHYLPDVVVKVTLLNFMITPQGLQDQLLGIVVAQELPVLEEKKNQLIVEGANNRRILKEIEDKILEVLSMSEGNILEDETAIKILSTSKVLSEDIETKQDVAAKTAVEIDQARDGYKPVSKHGSVLFFCISELGNVDPMYQYSLSWFIHLYIMSITNSEQSNSLNIRIKYLNSHFTASIYRNICRSLFEKHKLMFSLILCVGLMRAEEKLNEDLWAFLLTGGVALDNPYPNPVPSWLSDKCWSEVVQASTLSGMKKLRISLEQNISMWKECYDSSNPQKQTLPAPFEQLEGWNLEKLIIIRCIRPDKIVAAVQIFIIENMDQSFVEPPPFDLQGSYNDSSNVTPLIFILSPGSDPMAGLIKFAEDNGLSKQDLMTISLGQGQGPIATNMIEESIKSGKWVILQNCHLAISWMKELDRICDEIIVPENTHLKFRLWLTSYPSDEFPVSILQNGVKMTNEPPKGLKNNLLRSYLNDPISDMKFFHSSSKIFEWRSLLFSLCFFHAVVQERRNFGPLGWNIPYEFNESDLRISILQLQLFLNDYDNIPFEALLYLTGECNYGGRVTDDKDRRLLNSLLKNFYNPEVVTNRKYSFSPSGIYHLPEDTDYEGCIEYIRNLPINQTPEVYGLHDNADISKDNQESMQLLSDVLLTQPQISGVGVERDLDETVYNLAADILSKVPSQFNMVYVTEKYPVLYINSMNTVLRQELIKFNQLTNVIKSTLANIQKAIKGQVVMSSELEEIFISMSIGKVPSAWNRKSYSSLKPLGSYINDLLARIEFLQDWIDNDAPVVFWISGFFFTQSFLTGVLQNYARKYKIPIDLIEFDFEVTKFETTIDSSPPLGVYIRGLFLEGSRWNRETASLDESKPKIMFDPLPIIWLKPKLKSELQFSSVYFCPIYKTSARRGILATTGHSSNFVMFILLPTLIDESHWINRGVASLCQLDD; encoded by the exons ATGCAGGTATTGATGTTAATTACCGATACATTAGATACGATCAGCGCACACATTCCTGGCCCACGGGAATATCTTAAGTGTTATgatgatttattatacatcATAGATGGAAGAGCAAAGAAGAATTTAGatgatttctttaatattcaaCCATTTCCAGTTTTGAGAGAGTTCGAGCAAAAGATCGTGTCCTACGATAATTTAAGCAAAGAAATATCTATGTTTCGATACAag ATACCTCTGAATATGATTGAAATTGATTGCACCATTGTAAACGATATCATGCGACAAATACTTCATGAACTTCGTACAAAAATTTGTGATTTTTTCGCGGATGAATTAAGACTGAACAATCGTGAATTGTGCTCTATTTTTGATGAAATAGCagagaatatttcaaaaatgcCAGAAACGACGCAGGAAGTAGTGGAgctttataattatctttgtgAAAGTCGAGATACTACAATGTTTAATTTGAAGACTCGATTGGCACGTTCTACGGAATtgactttgtttctttttaattatcaaccATTGACGGATGAAGACATTCAATTGAATTCGCGTACGATTACGTGGCCCaaagaaatggaaaacatAATGGATTTAGCAACGACTAGATTGAACatgagaaaagaatttcttgaAAGTGTACTGCGAACAAGACGAGATAAttttgagaagaaaataaatactatGCAAATAGCGATCGAACGATTCAAAAGAAAGGATCCGCCTGTATTGACTATGGAAGAAATGGAACGGGCAACTGAGGAGGTTGAGCAATTATCGAAGGATATGGCggatataagaaaagaagcagAAGAGATTAACGAAGAGGAGACTCTTCTCGAGATAGAATTAAGTCCATATATGACGATACCTGCGATGTCATCTATTATGGATGTCTTCAATAAATTATGGCACATTGCATTGAATTTCTACAAGAATTACGAAAAATGGTTTTACGGATCATTCGTTGGGCTTGACGCCGATGAGATTCGCGAGGAGGTTGACGAGATCTGGAGAACGCTCTACAAATTGTCTCGCGTGCTCAGTGATATTCCTGGTGCAAGACGCGTCGCTGAAATGGTACGTGCTAAAGTCGAAAAATTCCAACAGTTTATTCCAGTTCTTCAAACGATTTGTACTCCTGGTTTAGAAGCTCGACATTGGGAACAAATTAGTGAAATTGTTAAAGTACCTATAGAGATCTCAGATACTAGTTGTCTTTTCGACATGATTGAATACGGTCTATCTATTCACATAGAAAAACTTGAAGAAATTTCATCTGCTGCTACTAAAGAACACGCACTGTTGAAAAACTTGCAAAAGATGAAAAGTGAATGGGccgaaatttattttgaattaacaTTATATCGGGATACTGGTGTAAACATACTGACGGCAATAGATGATATTCAAATGCTATTAGACGATCATATATTGACAGCTCAGACAATGAGAGGTTCAGTTTTTGTGAAGGCTTTTGAAAGAGATATGCAAGCTtgggaagaaaaattaatcatgaTGCAGGATATTATTGATCAGTGGTTGACATGTCAAGCTACTTGGATGTACCTTGAACCAATATTTAGTAGCGAAGATATAATGCGTCAAATGCCTACAGAGGCTAAGAACTTTAGACGAATTGACAAGATTTGGCGTAATATTATGACATATGTGACGAACAATACAAGGGTTATAGATGCTACTACCAAGCCAAATATGTTGCAAGAATTTATGCTCTGCAATACTTTATTGGAAGAGATACAGAAAGGCTTAAATGACTACctagaaaagaaacgtttgtTCTTTccaagatttttcttcttatctaaCGATGAGTTATTGGAGATTCTTTCAGAGACGAAGGATCCGCAAAGAGTACAGCCACATTTAAAAAAGTGTTTCGAAGGTATAAATAAGTTACGTTTCactaaagaagaagatataatcGGAATGTTATCGAGTGAGGAAGAATACGTACCGTTTAGTGGAAAGATTTATCCTGCCGATGCAAAAGGCATGGTTGAAAGATGGTTGTGTCAAGTAGAGGAACTCATGATCGCATCTCTTCGCGATATTGCCGAGCAGAGTCTAATTTCATATTTCGAAACCGTGCGCGAAGAATGGATACTGTCTTGGCCTggtcaaataattatttgctGCAATCAAATTCATTGGACCAATGAAGTATGTGAATCATTCGAAGATGAATCAACGAcagattatttgaaaaagtgTGGctatcaaatagaaaaaactgTGGCTCTTGTTCGAGGCAAGCTGGATCCAGGTGCTCGTGTAACTTTAAATGTTCTTATCGTGATCGATGTACATGCAAGAGACGTGGTGAACTTGCTCATTGAAGAAAATGTTAGAGATGTAATGGATTTTAAGTGGATATCACAATTGCGTTATTATTGGATCGACAACAGCATTACGGTTGCGATGATCACGACTGAACTTCAGTATGCTTTTGAGTATCTTGGAAACACACCACGTTTAGTAATAACACCTTTAACAGATCGTTGCTACAGAACGCTTATGGGTGCACTGAAACTAAACTTAGGTGGATCACCCGAAGGTCCAGCGGGTACTGGAAAAACTGAAAGTGCAAAAGATTTGGCGAAAGCGGTAGCTAAGCAATGTGTAGTCTTTAATTGTTCCGATGGTCTCGATTACAAAGCAATGGGGAAGTTCTTTAAGGGCATAGCACAATCCGGTGCTTGGGCATGCTTCGATGAATTTAATCGCATAGAACTTGAGGTTCTTTCTGTTATTGCTCAACAGATTCTATCTATACAGATGGCGATAAGTATGGAAATGGAAAAATTCATATTCGAAGGTACAGAAATAAAGTTAAATCCTAGTTGTTACATTATGATTACAATGAATCCTGGTTACGCTGGACGTCAAGAACTTCCAGATAATTTGAAGGTACTCTTTCGAACCGTTGCTATGATGGTACCAGATTACATTATGATAGGAGAGATTACTCTTTATTCTTATGGTTTCACAAATGCTAAGAATCTTGCTGAAAAAATAGTTCATACATACAAGTTGTGTTCGGAACAATTAAGCTCACAAAATCATTATGATTACGGTATGCGAGCAGTAAAAACTGTTCTTATTGCTGCTGGCAATTTGAAACTGAAACATCCAACACGAGACGAGTCAGTTATAGTTTTGCGAGCAATCGTGGATGTGAATCTTCCAAAGTTTTTAGCTCAAGATGTACCTTTGTTTGAGGGAATATATAGTGATCTATTTCCAGGAGTTGTCTTGTCTCAACCTGATCGTGGAGAACTTATAGACCTTCTCCAAATTAATctaaagaagagaaatcttCAACCTACTTCTTGGTACATAGAAAAAATCATACaaatttacgaaataatattagtacGTCATGGATTGATGATCGTTGGCAGTGCATTAGGAGGAAAAACTCAAGCATATCAAACATTAGCAGAATCATTGGGTAATCTCGCTGGAATAAGAAGAGCCACTATGAAAGAATTTAGAACAATCTATAGGATTATCAATCCAAAAGCTATTTCACTCAATCAACTGTATGGCAGCTTTGATCCGATATCTCATGAATGGAGCGATGGTGTATTGGCAAATACTTTTCGTGAGTTTGCACTATCTATGTCGGTTGAACGAAAATGGATTGTCTTTGATGGACCAGTGGATGCGGTATGGATTGAAAGTATGAATACTGTTCTGGATGACAATAAAAAGCTCTGTTTAATGTCCGgtgaaattattcaaatgtctaaaaaaatgaatataatattcgaGCCAGCCGATTTAGAACATGCATCACCAGCCACTGTTAGCAGATGTGGAATGATTTATATGGAACCTTCTCAGCTAGGCTGGATATCCTTCTTTGAATCTTACAAGAAATATCTCAAAGAGAAATTACTTGTAGAGCAATTCGAACTTATAGTGGAAATCATTGAATGGTTAATTGAACCAGTCTTAACGTTTATCAAATATAACTGCATGACATTCATCGATACGTCGGAACTTCATATGTTTTTg TCATTGACAAGGCTTTTGACTACAATGCTAGAAGAAGAGATTCAAGTTAGTACAGTTTGGTTACAATGTGTGCTTTTATTCTGTATAATTTGGGGTATTTGTTCAACATTAACCGGCGATAGCAGGAAAATATTTGACGTCTATTTTCGGAAACTGTTGCTTggtaatatagataaatatccACGACCAAAAGCATTCAAGCTGACGAAACAACAACTATTTCCTGATAGAGATACTGTTTATGACTGGGTGtacgataaaagaaacaatggaTGTTGGATATCATGGATGGATACTATAGCGCAA GCACCTTTACCAGCACATGCTAAAGCAAGCAATCTCATTATTCAAACAACTCAAGTTTCTAtgcaatatttctttatcaagaattttttatacaagaaTATTCCGATACTATTTGTGGGGCCAACCGGTACCGGCAAATCAGCTATAAttctcaattatttaaaagaattaccACGAGAgcaatatatcgaaaatataataaactttagTGCACGTACCAGTGCTTCGCAAACTCAAGAGATTGTAATCTCAAAGCtagatcgaagaagaaaaggagttTATGGGCCAGCGATGGGTAAGAAGTGTGTGCTTTTTGTAGACAATTTGAGTATGCCACTGAAGGAAACATACGGAGCACAACTACCTATCGAACTCTTACGTCAGTTTATAGATCATGGTTATTGGTTCGATGTGAAAGAATTGAGTATATTATATCtagtagatattttattaatcgcaGCTATGCTACCACCGGGAGGTGGTTCCAACGTTGTAACTCACCGACTGACTCGTCACATGCATATAATTGGCATAGAATTCTTCGAAGAGGCAACATTGAGTAAGATTTTTACTTCGATTTTCGAGTGGCATTTCGCAAAAGGCTTCATACCGGAAGTTTCTCGATTGGGAAAGATGATTGTTAACGCTACCATGGACATATTTCTTACAGCTATTGAAAGATTTTTACCTACGCCAGCTAAAAGTCATTATACCTTTAATTTGCGTGATTTTAGTCGTGTGGTCGAGGGTATATTATTGGTACCaggagaaaaattgaaagatccCGATAAACTCATCAGATTATGGATACACGAAGTATATAGAGTTTTTCACGACAGGCttattgatgatgatgatcgtgAAATGCTTTTCACCATGGTAAAGCATACATGTTATGAACACTTGCGTCAACCATTGGAAAAAGTTCTTTCCAGTTTCTTAAAAGAGGATGAAAAGGCAATAAAGAGCGCTCACATTCATGACTTGTTCTTCGGAAATTATATGGAACCCGATACTGATCCTAAGATTTACGACGAAGTAACGAACTTGGAGGATTTACAGGAGAAAATGgagtattatttaaaagagtACAATATGACATCGAGGACACCAATgtcgcttattttttttagatttgcCATCGAACATATTTCTCGTATTTCTCGCGTGCTATTGCAAGACAATGGCCATGCATTGCTCGTTGGAATTGGTGGTTCAGGTCGAAATTCATGTACGAAATTAGCGACTAGTATGTGcgaatatatattgtatcaaGTAGAAATGTCTAGAACTTACGGAAATACTGAATGGCGAGAAGATTTAAAGCAACTTTTGTTACGTATTGGATGCGATGGAAAGCCTACGGTTTTTCTCTTTGGAGACAatcaaataaaagatgaaactTTCGTCGAAGACATAAATATACTTCTTAATACTGGCGATGTACCGAATTTATATGGTACTGAAGAGATGGCTGAGATTTTGGAAAAAATGATGAGTGTAGCGAGAGGGATGGGTGGTAGGAAAATTGAGACGACGCCGATGATGCTTTACAATCTTTTCATCgaaagaattaagaaaaatcttcACATAGTTCTCACTATGTCACCGATCGGCGATGCCTTTAGAAATCGAATTAGGATGTTTCCTTCTCTCATAAATTGTTGTACCATAGATTGGTACACTTTATGGCCAGAGGATGCCCTAGAAAAAGTAGCTAGAACGTCATTACAAAATCTGAATATCGGCTCAGAATTACGAGAAAAATGTGTTCACATTTGTAAAGAATTTCACACAAGTGTTTTCGTAGCGAGCGAGGATTATTATAAGAATCATCATAGAAGATATTACGTAACGCCCACAAGTTTTCTACAACTTATCGCATCTCTGTACAGACTTTACGGAGaaaaaatcaatcaaattaCAAAGCAACAAAATCGATACATTACTGGATTAGAAAAGTTGGATTTTGCAGCAGGTCAAGTCGCTGTCATGCAAGAAGAATTGAGAACATTACAACCAAAATTAGTAGCACAGTCACAGTTGAGTGATAAACTGATGATAAGAATCGAGCAAGATACTATTAATGTAGAAGCTAGAAAAGAGATAGTGGCTGCAGATGAAGCATTGGCTAATGAAGCTGCTGCAGCCGCTCAAGCTATTAAAGATGACTGCGAGAGTGATTTAGCCGAAGCAACGCCTGCATTAGAGGCAGCTCTTTCAGCATTGAATACCTTAAAACCAGCAGATATTACTATCGTAAAATCCATGAAGAGTCCACCAGCAGGTGTTAAATTAGTTATGGAGGCTGTTTGTGTATTAAAAGGTGTAAAGCCTGACAGAGTACAGGATCCAAAAACCGGTAAAACTGTTGAAGATTATTGGCTAGCCTCCATTAGAATGCTCAGTGATATGAAATTCCTCGACAGTTTAAAGAATtttgataaggataatattcCATCTgcgtatatgaaaataattcgtgaaaaatttattaatgacaGAAGTTTTCAGCCTGAAGCGATTAAGAAGGTATCTACTGCTTGCGAAGGTCTTTGTAAATGGGTGCGTGCTATGGAAGTTTATGACCGCGTTATCAAAGTCGTTGCACCAAAAAGAGCAATGTTGGCCGAAGCCGAGGCCGAATTAGCTGCTCAAATGGAAATGTTAAATGCGAAAAGAGCTCTTCTCCAGGAAGTAACGCAAAAATTGCAATCTCTGAATGATGAATTTGCGGaatgtatgagagagaaaaagaagcttGAGGATCAGATTGATTATTGTACTCAGAAGTTAGATAGAGCTGAAAAATTATTAGGTGGTCTAAGCGGAGAAAAAAGTAGGTGGAGCGAAACAGCCGTTGCTCTTGGTACCAACCTTCAAAGCGTTATTGGAGATGTATTGTTGTCTTCCGGTGTTGTTGCTTATTTAGGTGCCTTTACCGTAGAATATAGAAATGATCTTATAGCTCAATGGCATGCATCGTGCACAAGAGAAAATATTCCATGTGGAAAGCATTTCAGCTTGATAGACATCCTTGGTGAACCAGTGAAGATCAGATCATGGACGATCTATGGTTTACCTGCGGacaatttttctattgaaaatgGTATAATTGTAAAGAATGCCGATCGATGGCCACTTATGATAGATCCACAAAATCAAGCGAATAAATGGGTGAAGAacatggaaaaagaaaacaaattgacTGTTATAAAACTCACCGATCCTAACTACGTGAAAGTCGTAGAAACTGCATTGCAATTTGGTACACCAGTCTTGCTGGAAAATATTCTCGAAGATATAGATGCAATATTGGAACCTGTGTTGCTTAAgaacatatataaacaaagaggtgtattatacataaaatttgGCGAAAATGTACTCGAATATAATTCGAATTTCCGCTTCTATATCACGACTCGTCTTAGGAATCCTCATTACCTACCAGATGTAGTTGTAAAAGTAACACtgttaaattttatgattacaCCTCAAGGTCTGCAGGATCAGCTTTTAGGAATAGTTGTCGCACAGGAATTACCGgttctcgaagaaaaaaaaaatcaattaatcgtTGAAGGTGCAAATAATCGACGCatattaaaagagatagaagataaaatattggAGGTCTTATCGATGTCGGAAGGAAATATATTGGAGGATGAAACAGCTATAAAAATACTTTCCACTTCAAAAGTTTTGTCAGAAGATATCGAAACTAAACAAGATGTAGCGGCTAAAACAGCAGTCGAAATCGATCAAGCTCGTGATGGTTATAAACCAGTCTCTAAGCATGGCtcggttcttttcttttgtatttctgAATTAGGTAACGTCGATCCCATGTATCAGTATTCATTGTCATGGTTTATTCATCTTTATATCATGTCAATAACCAACAGTGAACAATCCAATAGtttaaatatacgaataaaatatcttaactCTCATTTCACCGCAAGTATTTACAGAAACATATGTCGTTCCCTCTTTGAAAAACATAAATTGATGTTTTCGCTAATCCTGTGCGTTGGTCTTATGCGTgccgaagaaaaattaaacgagGATTTATGGGCATTTCTGCTAACAGGCGGAGTTGCGCTGGACAATCCTTATCCGAATCCAGTACCATCTTGGCTTTCTGATAAATGCTGGTCGGAAGTAGTGCAAGCCTCCACTTTATCTGGtatgaaaaaattaaggaTATCGTtagaacaaaatatttcaatgtggAAAGAGTGCTATGACTCCTCGAATCCGCAAAAGCAAACTTTACCAGCACCATTTGAACAATTAGAAGGATGGAATCTTgaaaaacttattattattcgatgtaTCAGACCTGACAAGATCGTGGCAGCAGtccaaatatttataatagaaaatatggaTCAATCGTTCGTTGAGCCCCCGCCGTTTGATCTTCAAGGATCTTACAATGATTCTAGTAACGTCACTCCTTTGATATTCATACTTTCTCCGGGTTCCGATCCAATGGCAGGTCTAATTAAATTCGCGGAAGATAATGGCTTGTCGAAACAAGACCTCATGACCATTTCATTAGGTCAAGGTCAAGGTCCAATAGCAACCAATATGATCGAAGAAAGTATCAAAAGCGGTAAATGGGTCATTTTGCAGAATTGCCATCTTGCTATTTCCTGGATGAAGGAATTGGATAGAATTTGTGACGAAATTATTGTACCAGAAAACACGCACCTTAAATTTCGGCTCTGGCTTACCAGTTATCCGTCCGATGAATTTCCCGTTTCTATCTTACAGAACGGCGTTAAAATGACAAACGAACCTCCAAAGGGCTTGAAGAATAATTTACTGCGCAGTTATTTGAATGATCCTATCTCTGACATGAAATTCTTTCATAGTTCTTCCAAAATTTTTGAATGGAGaagtcttttattttctttatgtttctttcATGCTGTAGTTCAAGAAAGACGAAACTTTGGACCGCTAGGATGGAACATTCCTTACGAATTTAACGAGTCTGATTTACGCATTAGCATTTTACAACTGCAG CTGTTTCTAAACGATTATGACAATATACCATTCGAAGCGCTTCTATATCTAACAGGAGAGTGCAATTACGGAGGACGAGTAACTGATGATAAGGACAGACGTTTACTTAattcgttattaaaaaatttctataatccAGAAGTCGTTACAAATAGGAA atattccTTCTCTCCAAGTGGAATTTATCATTTACCTGAAGACACCGATTACGAAGGCTGTATCgaatatatacgaaatttaCCTATTAATCAGACGCCTGAAGTATATGGCTTGCATGATAATGCagatatttcaaaagataatCAAGAATCGATGCAATTACTTTCGGATGTTCTCTTGACACAACCACAAATAAGTGGAGTAGGCGTTGAACGAGATTTGGATGAAACGGTATATAATCTTGCTGCCGATATATTATCGAAAGTGCCATCTCAATTCAATATGGTATACGTTACGGAAAAATATCCTGTGCTCTATATAAATAGTATGAACACTGTTTTACGTCAGGaacttattaaatttaatcagtTAACAAACGTTATAAAGAGTACGTTAGCGAATATACAGAAAGCCATAAAAGGTCAAGTAGTAATGTCATCCGAACTGGAGGAAATATTTATCAGTATGAGTATCGGTAAAGTACCTTCTGCATGGAATAGAAAATCGTATTCTTCTTTGAAACCATTAGGAAGTTACATAAACGATCTATTAGcaagaatagaatttttacaaGATTGGATCGATAATGACGCACCAGTTGTATTTTGGATCTCcggtttcttttttactcagTCCTTTCTTACTGGCGTTTTACAGAATTATGCTCGCAAGTATAAGATACCTATTGACCTGATAGAGTTTGATTTTGAAGTTACTAAATTCGAAACGACGATTGATAGTTCACCACCTCTTGGAGTTTACATAAgg GGTCTTTTCCTGGAAGGTTCAAGATGGAACAGAGAAACAGCTTCGCTCGATGAATCAAAACCAAAAATTATGTTCGATCCTTTGCCTATAATTTGGTTGAAACCGAAATTGAAATCCGAACTCCAGTTTTCATCAGTTTACTTTTGTCCCATTTATAAGACGAGTGCGCGACGTGGTATTTTAGCAACTACAGGACATTCTTCTAACTTTGTTATGTTCATTCTTCTTCCAACATTAATCGATGAATCACATTGGATAAACAGAGGTGTCGCCAGTCTTTGTCAGCTAGATGATTAA